From the genome of Trypanosoma brucei brucei TREU927 chromosome 11 chr11_scaffold01 genomic scaffold, whole genome shotgun sequence:
ACTAGATGATCGCCAATCACCAGAGGAAGCAAATGTACAGAAACAGTAGAGAGGAGGGGATTGTGGAAGGaaccaattttttttgtttttttaaatgtgaTGTATGGATGTGTGAGGAGGATGTGTATTCCGTGTCCAAATATCGTACACTTACGTGTACATTCCTCTTGTGGTTCAgctgtttgtttattttccctaTCCCTTCCCTCTGCCTCCGTTGGTGGTAGAAGGTTGTCACACGATTCCCCCCtgctttgaaaaaaaaaaggagagcaaTTGATCGACCTTTTCCGCAAGTGCACGGCACCTTTCTCGTGTGGAGGTTGctacttcctcttcctaGCTTTCTgcgtgtttatttttctttgattcGGAAAAACTTgaattctttccctttttttccattactttgcttttgttctttAATGAGTTAGTGAGTGCGAGGTGGACCGCGCTCTGGTAAGGCTGCTGTGTTACATAGATGGTCGAAAGAACAGCGGATCAGCGGATTCGTACGACGGAATGGGAGGAGGTGCAGTACAAATTCGGAAATCGCGTTGGGAAATATGCCACTAACGAGGTGGAGCTACTCGCCCAAAAGATTGCTGATAACAATTTAAATGCTCCTCTCAAAGCATACGATCCTCATGAAGAGAAGGTGATGGACAAAGTGGAGCGTGGCGGATACGACACGGGACGGGCTGAGGAAGAAGGAGGCCCAGCTTTTGATGATGCATTGcctgatgatgacgatgaggcTCTCGCTGCATTTCGTAGGAAGCGACTGGCGGAGCTGCAGCGGCAGAAGGAAGTGGAGCGGTTTGGTGTACTTCGTCATGTCTCAGGTGCGGATTACATGACGGAGGTTACCGAGGCCTCTAGCACTAACTGGGTTGTTGCGGTGCTAATTAAGCCTGGCCATGACAACTGCGAGGCGTTGCTGTCAGTCATGCGAGTAGCGGCCCAGCGTCATCGTGACGTGAAGTTTCTTTCTATGGTGTCAACGGAGGCTATAAAAAACTTTCCCGACCGTCACCTCCCTTGTGTGCTGCTGTATAGGGATAAGAAGCTGGAGAACCAGCTGACGGAGGTTGCTTCgtggaaagggaagcaaaaTAGACTTTCTCTAGAATCGGTGGAGCGGGTTCTACATCGCTATGGTGTGATCCGAAACACTGATTATGAccacgatgatgatgatgatgatgcatgAGTAAGTGAGCAATGTGGTACCCGCTGGTTCAGGTAGCGTATTACCCATCTTTGGATGCATTCACCCTTCACGaataaagatatatatatatatatatatatatacgtatatgtgCTTGTGCGTGCACTTACCTTGCTTTTTTATATGAGCTGATTGGGTGTGCTTTCATCAATTACACAAATTATGCAGGAATGTCAGTAACTGCAGAATTGCACTGTCGTtactctgtttcttttcagcCTGTAGTCATCATGTCCGTCGATGGGGCGATTATATCTGACATGTACCGCCTACTTTCAGAGAAGCAGCCCATAtcgttttttattcttttgtgCGGGCAAAGTGGGTGCGGTAAGTCTACCACCCTGCGTGCTGTAGGCGATGGGGCCGCTGCCCGCGGCATGAATGTGACGTATGGAGCCCCTATACTCGAAGAAGCGGATACGCTAGAGTGGAATGTGGAAAAAGCAAACCTGCACATTGTAGATTTTAATACGATGCGGTCGATGGACGTCAAGGGATATCCCGATTCGTCCTCATACCGGCCCGGGACAGTAGTTATTCTCGACGACATCGAGTCTATCTACCACCTTATGCACATGCAGGGAGTGTCGCACCGCCTTGAACTCTTTCTGCGGCTCCTACTGAGTTCATCTCGCAGTGCTCTGATCACATCCGCGATTGATGCTTCCCGTGTACCGCAATGGCTAATTGACATGAAGGCTCCAGTGGTGTACCACATACCAGAACTCACAGGGAGTGCTACACGACGCTACATCCGTACACTTCCTGAAGCGGATGTCTACGCAAGCTGCGCTGACGAAGGTGGTGGGGATATATTGGCGTCATGCCTCCGTACACAGCGGGATCTCACGTTATATTTATGTTGCGCAAAGTTTAGGGGGGAGACGCGGCACCCCATCAACTCCGGTGCATTACACTTTTCTGGCCATCTGCGTGCGCCTCTACAGCAGTTGTCTCAACCTGATAGGAAGTTGTTTGGTCTTGACGCTGTTGCTGACAGGATAGATGCTCTTGTACGACACTTCATTGGGCGGGACGGGTCTTCCATAAGTGGGTTACTTTCAACTGTTGCTTCCACCACTGGGATATTACTGCATGGCCCACCTGGTAGCGGGAAAACTGCCTTGGCAATGCGCTACCACTCACTCTATCCTGGAAAATTCTTTTCCGTAAATTGTGCTACACTCTTTTCAAAGTACCTGGGCGAAAGTGAGCAGCGACTCCGCGAAGCTTTTGTGCTGGCCCGATCTCGGGCCCCATCAATATTGTTTTTAGACGGCGTGGATGTGATCGGGTCATCGCGTGGTTCCATGTCGTCTGATAACAATGGTGGAGGTGTGGACATCTCGAGAAGGATGCTCGCTGCTCTTCTTTGTGAACTCGATGGACTCAGTGATGGCGGCCGTGTTCTCGTGATTGCTGCAACAGCTGTACCGAATAAACTTGATTCTGCCCTTCTTCGACAAGGCCGTTTCGAGACACTTCAGTACGTCCCACCGCTGAGCTATGGTGCATCCTGTGAGATGGCACTTGACTTCTTCGAGCGTTTCATTGATGCTACCGAATATAGggacaaagtgaaaaatcTGGCAGCGCTTGTTGCAACACGGTCGGAGGGGAGCACGCCCGCATCGCTCAGGGCGTTCCTCCGAGTTCTTCTTGAGAAACAGCTCGAATTGTCGAATGGGCACTGCGTGGACGGGACAGAGCTTCCTTTGCCTTCCGCCACATTGGTTAGGGACGCTTTAGGGGAAACGAATCAACTAATACGTGCTGATTATGCATTTGCTGCCCTTTGAGGAGGAAGGCGCTCCCTTTTATCCTTGCTGGTGCGTTTGATGGAGCCGGCATGCGTTGCATATGTTTTGTACATGAGGCCATGGGCGGTGAAGGTtgtgattattattaatgCAGTATTTACCGGATAATGGGGCATTCAACGTTATTCGTAAACCCATGATAATGTGTGTATGGTGTGATGcatcctttcccccctctgttTCGTTATGTTGACTCGTTACCTGACCTCCTCCCACCATTTCCTCGTCTCCTTTCATCGCTTATCCACGATATAGTTAGTCATAAGGGGTAGATGGAATACAAATCTGTTTTTGAACTTCGACAGCATATAGCAGACAATGTGACCCCTCCCAAGGGAAGGCATCGGCCCCCGGTGAGCGGGTGTAGTGGGTCAAGTGTTGAGAGTTCTCCAAGTTCCGGTTATTCAGGTGATGCTGGTATGGATGCAATTTTGGACGACCCAACAGCTCTCGTTTGTGAGGTTCCTGGACTCGACAAACTAAGGGCTCTCAGCGTCTcattaaaaaatgaagaggccGTACAAAACTATGTGGAGGCGCGAAATCTTTCGGTGGAGGAGGCCACGCGGTACATTATGAATAACGGAAGTACTGGACAGAAGAAGTCTCTGTTTCAGCGGCTGGGCGACACACTTAACGGGTTGGAAATGACTGCTATGTCACAAGTGTTGATGATTGTCGTTGATTTTATGTGGGTGCAGGATCCCGAGTTGCAGTGCTTTGCCCCTGGAGCACTATTAGGTGTCCTGCCGCTGCTGAGTAGTTCTGTGGTTAGGGAACTTATGATGGTGACTAGCACTATGCTAAACGTGAAAACCGCAGAAATCCGAATAGCGTGGAATAAACTTTTCCTTGCCTTTGTAGATCACCTCACCGCGAAGCAACTTGACAATGACATGGTTCCACTAGCTCTGAAGAAAGCAGAACATATAGAACCACAGGATCAGCGTGAGCTTAGCTGCGATCTAATCGGTGCCGTTTGTCATCATCTGCCCCGCGATATTGTGGAGCGCAAATTGCTTAATAAGGTGCTTGCGCTTTGCCAGGACACTAACGTGGGCGTAAGGCGACATATGTGTCAGCAGTTGGGCACAGTTGCCCGTTCACTTGGTGTCGACAAGGCGAAAGAGAAGGTCGCTCAGGAGCTATTTGAGCTACTTAACGACGAGGATCAAACTGTGTCACGTGCAgcattttcttgtttgatAGACTTGGTCGAGTTTTTCGGCCCTGCCTATCGCCGCGAGCGTCTCTACCCGATAATAAGGGGGTTTATATCTCACCCACCGGAGGAGGTAGTGAGCCTTATTGTTGGTGAATTTGGGCGCTTTTTGTGGGAAATCAAGGCAGACATTCAGACAAGTGATGACGTCGCTATGTTTGCCACATTTTATCAGGATGCAGCGTTGAAGGGGGACGACCACACCCGTTACCGGTGTGCATACAATCTAccttctgttgttgcttcgcTACCCGTTGATGTGTTTCCAACCCACTTGGCTCCTTGTTGTGAGGCACTATCAACCGATGTTTGTGAGTCTGTTTGTCAGAGCCTGGCTTCTGGATTGCATGAATTAGTCAAGCTTATCGGTGACCGAGCCGCTGAGTATTTGCGGAAACCGTTCCTGAACCTCCTCCATAGTTCTAAAAAGAGTGTCCTGAAGGCCCTCTCCGGTCACACATGTGTTTTACTTGATTGCTTCTCCCAGCAACTCAAACCGGCGGACCGTACGGCGTTCTTCTCGACGATAGAGGATATTTTGCTGGACCTTGCCTCCCGTGCTGACAGGGACTGGCGGATCATGGAATACGTGCTGAACATTCTTTGCTCTTACTACAAGGAGTTGAATGAGACGTCTTTGCACGAAAAGTTTCTGCCAGTGCTCCTAAGATATGAGAAATATGGGGCGTACTGTTTGAAAAACCAGTGCGCTGAAATGTGTATAAAGATTTCTGCAGCGCTATGTAGCGTTAATAGCAAAGTACAATTCTTCAGTAAGTTGAACAATGAGTATGCACATAGCCCTCTGGCTTCCGTGCGTCAGGGTTATCTACGCTTTGTAAGAGCTGCTTGCGGTGAGTTTTCTCGGCGTTTTATTAGAGAACGGATGCTTGAATGCTGTTTTGAGCTTCAACATGATAATATGGAAGGAGTGCGACTGGAGCTGGCTCGCatactgccgctgctgcggaAGGTGCTGGAACCGTTAACGACAGGCACTGTGCTAGATGAGTATCAGGACATGGTGCGTCGTCTGCAAATGGATGACAGTAGTGAGGTGCGTGCTGTGGCAGTTGACAGTGTGGATATAATAGAAGCCCGTGAGCGGGAGTTGAAGCGAGACGCAGGAAAGAACAAATTCGAAGAAGAATCCAGGGAGGACAGACGGCGTGAAATGTCTGAAGGTCAGCTTCTGGACGTAGCGAAAGAATATGACAAAGCTGAACGCAGGTCGAAGCTGCGAGACCTCCTCAAAtctgagagggaaaaggagcaaGCGGAAGCTACGCGGAAACTTGGGGTGGGGCGACGATCAATGAAACCGAGTTCGGCACAATCGCAGGTGAAACGGCCACAGCAAAGTCCCGTGAGAGCCCCAATAGCTGGTCCTTCCCGGCAGAAACGGCATTAGGCTTTTTCCCCATTCCTCAACACTCTGCGGCTTGTAGTTTTTGTAGGGTCGAATGGTAACCATGtagcatcttttttttttcttgttggtgttggGCGGCGACGGCGCTATAAAACGAAAACGACAGGAGACGGGGAGGGGAGTTGTGACGGAGATCgtaggtgtttttttttcttttttgttgccttcgTTTGtccttattgtttttgtatgggagaagaggaaactaCATAAAcaagtaacaaaaaacaacatgacgatgtgaaaaaaacaacaacaactaatgAGTAGAGCACAAATGACTGACTACGAATATGAACGAAGACTCGGCTCTAGCGGTATGAAGGCGATGAAGTACTGTGAAAAGAGGAGACgtaagggaaacaaaaaagagagaggaatgaAAGAGGAGATTTAAGACACcatcaccaacaccaacaacaaagaatttCATGAGAGAAGAGGAATAATTTATTAACAacaggggaagaggaggaaggaaaaataaaataaaattaatcaaAAGATAAATcaaaagataaaaacaaacaaacaaaaaagaaacgaataaAAGAACAGAATGAGGGTACTTTAAATTTAGGATTTTTGGGAAGTGATGTGGAATTCAGATGTGCCCCTCCCCCCGtatgttttccctctctagtttttttttcattttctccctttcgtttcttctttgcggCAACATTGGTGTCAGCTTACCTATGCAAATTTCTCCATTTTGTGACGGTTTACTTTCTTTGggttgctgtttcttttttttttttacttctgctttgtgttttgtttcacctTTACCATTTTCTTCCGTCTTTCTATTAcgtgtcttttttctttttttttctttcgtcgttttgttgttgttgttgttgttgttttattcgTTACGGGACGCCAAGATCAGAGTACTTTTTGCATGTtgatatgtatatttttatatatttaattGTAAATATAgttgtatatatacatatatacatacacatatgtgtgtgaagcgcgtggggtaaaaaaaaagaaaaaaaagaaaggacaaTAGCCAAAgagggaataaaaaaggaagagagatgagtcacatatatgtgtatttatatatttatatatctgtatatatatatatatatatatatgcgtatgtgtctttctttctttgtatgCCCTTGCGTGTGGTGGGAACTATTGAGAGGGCGAGTTAAATAATAAGCAGCATGAGGAAATTGAAGGTGaaatgaggaagaagaagaggaagaggaacaagGACGGAGAGGGTGAGGAATCGTGAAGACGGCagcaagggaaataataagaaaaaaatgaggtaaatcaggagaaggaaagtaaataaataaacacatcCGAAtatgaatgaataaaaaaagaaaaaaaatatatataacattTAAACACGCAAgcaatatatttatacgaatgtttatgtttatatgGAGGTTAGTGTTACTTGATGGagcacgtgtgtgtgtgtgtgtgtgtgtttgtttgtttgttgagggggagg
Proteins encoded in this window:
- a CDS encoding uncharacterized protein (2 AAA ATPase domains), with protein sequence MSVTAELHCRYSVSFQPVVIMSVDGAIISDMYRLLSEKQPISFFILLCGQSGCGKSTTLRAVGDGAAARGMNVTYGAPILEEADTLEWNVEKANLHIVDFNTMRSMDVKGYPDSSSYRPGTVVILDDIESIYHLMHMQGVSHRLELFLRLLLSSSRSALITSAIDASRVPQWLIDMKAPVVYHIPELTGSATRRYIRTLPEADVYASCADEGGGDILASCLRTQRDLTLYLCCAKFRGETRHPINSGALHFSGHLRAPLQQLSQPDRKLFGLDAVADRIDALVRHFIGRDGSSISGLLSTVASTTGILLHGPPGSGKTALAMRYHSLYPGKFFSVNCATLFSKYLGESEQRLREAFVLARSRAPSILFLDGVDVIGSSRGSMSSDNNGGGVDISRRMLAALLCELDGLSDGGRVLVIAATAVPNKLDSALLRQGRFETLQYVPPLSYGASCEMALDFFERFIDATEYRDKVKNLAALVATRSEGSTPASLRAFLRVLLEKQLELSNGHCVDGTELPLPSATLVRDALGETNQLIRADYAFAAL